The genomic window AAATAAGATTAGCGCCATTTTAAATTTAAAAGAGGAGGATTCAAAACTCTTACCTTTAACGGAAAAGCGTTCCATTTCGTCTTTACCTTTCGGCTGTCGTTATCGCCTGATTGACTTTCCGTTTACTAGTCTCCATAGTGCTGCTATTAATTCAGCTGCTTTTTTCATAGCAGGAAATGGCCGTTCGTTGCATGATCACATTCGTAGTGGGTATTCTTGGGGCTTAGATTCATCCATTGGTGGCGGTCTGTTCCCACATACCGAAACAGCTATAAGAGAAGCGGTAGAGATGGGGAAAGCAGGTCAAATTAATAGCTTTTACCACGACCAAATTCATTACGTTATCCGTTCAAAATCAGAATACGTTGTTATGATGGGCACTAAAATGTTGTGCAACATCGATATCAAAGCACTTTTGCGTTACCATCAAGAAAAAAAGGCTGATGTAACCGTTGTTTATAAAAACATGGTTCAATCTTCTTGTAACAAAAGTGAAGACGAGACCTATCTTTTATTTGAAGGTCAAGCGACGGATCGGGTCACAAATTTAGTTTCATTTGATAAACTGGAATCTAGTATAAATAAAGCACCTGTAAATATGGATATTGCCATTATGACTTCGAAAAAATTTATTGAATTAGCAACTCAAGCAGGTAAAGGTAAACTGAAAAGTGAAACGATGCTTTTATTTAAAGACCATTTAGACGAAATAAATGTAGTTGGCTATGAATATACTGGCTATTTGAAAAATATTAATAGTATTCAAAGTTATTTTGAAGCGAATATGGATATGTTGAATGAAAAAAATTACAATGCGTTATTGACTAGAGAGGATTCAATTATTACAAAAGTAAAAAATGGCGCCCCTACCTTTTATTCGAAAGATGCAAAAGTTAAAAATGCACAATTTGCTAGTGATTGTTTAATTGAAGGAGAAGTGAAAAACTCATTAATTTTCCGTAA from Carnobacterium iners includes these protein-coding regions:
- the glgD gene encoding glucose-1-phosphate adenylyltransferase subunit GlgD, producing the protein MMKNKISAILNLKEEDSKLLPLTEKRSISSLPFGCRYRLIDFPFTSLHSAAINSAAFFIAGNGRSLHDHIRSGYSWGLDSSIGGGLFPHTETAIREAVEMGKAGQINSFYHDQIHYVIRSKSEYVVMMGTKMLCNIDIKALLRYHQEKKADVTVVYKNMVQSSCNKSEDETYLLFEGQATDRVTNLVSFDKLESSINKAPVNMDIAIMTSKKFIELATQAGKGKLKSETMLLFKDHLDEINVVGYEYTGYLKNINSIQSYFEANMDMLNEKNYNALLTREDSIITKVKNGAPTFYSKDAKVKNAQFASDCLIEGEVKNSLIFRKVTIAKDAKINHSIVMQGSQIGSGSSLEYVILDKGVKIGEGVHLKGTANNIKVIKKNTVVEPERGVKV